A segment of the Arcobacter sp. CECT 8983 genome:
CTGTATCTTTTAATGTAGTCTCTGAAATTGCCATAGTTCCAGATAAAGAGTGTAAAACACCAACCTTGATTGTATCAGCAGCTTGAGCTAATGATGTCATAGCAACTAATGCTGCAATCGATAAAGATTTAGCAAACAACTTTTTCATATTTTCTCCTTTGAAATTAAAATATCTATTTTGATATTCTTTGGAAGTAGTATAAAAAAGTAGTGTTGTCTTAGTGTTTCTTTTTGTTGATAAGTTTGATTTTACTGGTTAGTTTTTATACATAGATTTACATAGTTTTGAGAGTTTCTCAAACTGAAACTCTTCGAGTAAGTCCCTTATATGAGTACTTGTATCTTTATTTATAGTATTTGAATCAAGTATTTCAAATATTGAGTCTTTATCTAATGTACTTGTATAGTCATCAATTTTTTTTGCAATAGCTTCTTCTAAGATAAACTTTTGCTTTTCTAAAGAAGAGTTATTTTTATAATTAAATTCAATGTTTAAAAGCTTTTCTAGTGTTTTAATAATATCTACTTCCTCAAAAGGTTTAGGCAAAAAGTGATCTGCACCACTATTTAAAGCTTCTTTTTTATCGTCTTCAAAAACATTTGCTGAAATAGCTACTATAGGAATATTTTTAATTTTTTTTATAAGCTTTGTTGCTTCAAGACCATTTAGATTAGGCATTTGAATATCCATAAAGATTAAATCAATAGAGTTATTTTTTAGTTTTTCAATAACCTCTTGTCCATCATTTGCTTCAATAGTTTTAATATTGTATGAATTAAGTAGCTGTACAAGTAAGTCTCTATTTGCTTTTGTATCATCTGCAACAATAACTTGAAAATTTAAATTTTCAGGAATACTTACTTCATACTCTTTATTGATATCTTTTTCTTTAAAATGTTTGATTCTTTGTATTTCAATATTAAACAAAAAGCTACTTCCTTTATTTATTTCACTTGTAACTTCTATTGCTCCTTTCATCTTTTCAATAAGCTCTTTGGTAATGGTAAGCCCTAATCCTGAACCATTATGTTTATGCTTTTTTTCTTCAATTTGTTCAAAGGGTTTAAAAATAAGATTTAATGCATCCTTACTCATTCCTATTCCTGTATCCTTTATCGTTACATAAAGTTTTGAATCTTTCTCTTTTATAAGAGCTTCGATTGTTCCTTGCTTTGTGAACTTTAGGGCATTACCTAAAATATTTATAAATATCTGTTTTAATCTTTTTTCATCACATTTAATATATCTAGGCAAATTTTCATCTTTTTGCAAGTTAAAATTTAAGGCTTTTTCTTGACATCTTGAAGTAAATATTGATTCTATTTCTTCTAAAAAAGAGTATAAATCAAATTCATTTGCTTCTATTTGCAGTTTCCCTGCTTCTATTTTTGCAAATTCCAAAATCTCATTTATCAAAGAAAGTAAATGTTTTCCACTACTATAAATAGTATTGATATTTTGAACTTCTGTTTTATCTATATTTTTAGACTTTTTTAAAAGAGTTGCAAATCCTAAAATTGCATTTAAGGGTGTTCTTAATTCGTGGGACATATTTGTTAGAAATAGTGACTTAGATCTATTTGCTTTTTGTGCTTCAAGGGTCGCTTGTTTTAATTGGTTTTCATACTCTTTTCTTTTTGTAATATCTGAAAAAACAACAACTGACCCTTCTAAAATACTAGAGTCATTACTATAAATAGGAGTACTAACATAATCAATAGGGAAAAGTTGCCCTGTTTTAGAATAAAATGTTTGCTCCTCATTTTGAATAAGCATTAATCTCTCTTTTTGTTGAGCACCTTTTTTAAATAAGTGTTTTCCAATAGTTTTATTTAGATATTTACCAATTAAATCCTTTGAACTATATCCTAATATCTTTGAAGCTGTTGGATTTACAAAAATAAATCTTCCTTTAGCATCAAGACCAAAAATACCCTCACCTGCTAAATCTAGAATTCTTCTATTTTGTTTTTGTGATTCCATTAGTTGAATAGCATTATCTTTAAATACTTCAACTGCTCCAATCATTTCACTTATTTCATCCATAAATACTTTTTGTGGTAAAGCTATATCCATTTTATTTTTAGAAAGTTCAAGCATACCTTTATTTAATATCTCTATTGGATGAATAATTCTATGCAGTATTACAAAAACAAAAGAGAAAACAAAAAGAATAATCAAAAATAAAACAGCAACAGATAGATAAGTCTCCATTGTTTTTACAGTCTGTCTAGCTTCATTAACTCTTTGCTGTGTTCTTGTTTCAAAGGCTTTGTAAAACTTATTTAGAGGTTTCATAATAGCTATCTTTGCTTTATGGTATTTCTCCCCATGCATAATTTGTCTAGCAAGCTTAAAATCAGGCTCTTTTTTTATTGTATAGTTTCCTTTTTTATCTTGGAAAATACCTTTAATGGCATTCATAGCTTTTGTTTCTAGGTTTGTTAAATCATCGGATTCTTGTTGAGATTTGTACAATAAAGCAAGCTCTTCTTCTGGGAAACCTGCTTCTTTCATAAGTTGTCTTAGTGGAGTTTTTTCTCCATCAAGTTTTGGATTTGAGCCTTCAAGTGTATAAAAATCCCAAAAAATTCTATTGTAGTTTAAAGGTCTAGGTTTTTTCCCATTTCTTATATCAAGTACTGTATGAAACTGCTCTTTAAACATCTGCTTACCTGTAATAACATGTGTTCTAGCCATTCTTGTTAAGTCATCACTACTTTGTCTTAACTCATCTGCTAGTACTAAAGAACGATGTTGCATTTTATAGGCAGCTTCTAATTTATCTACTGCTTTTTGATACTCTCCTAAGATAAAAACAACACTTATAAGAGCGGTACTATTGATGATAAGTAAAATAATAAATAGTTGTTTAAGTTTCATACAGCTTGTCTATTTTCTTTCTGTTGTTTTCAGTTATAATAACTAAAAACCAAGATAATATTTGAGGTAATATGATTAAAAAATATACTATCTTAATCGTAGATGATAAGTTAGAAAATTTACAATATTTAAACAAAGTACTTAAAGAAGAGGATTATGATATTAGAGCTACTCCTGATGGAAAAGTAGCACTAGAAGCAGCAAAAAAAAATCCTCCTGATTTGATTCTTTTAGATATAAAAATGCCAAATATGAATGGCTATGAATTATGTAAGCTAATTAAAAAAGAAGAGTGCTTAAAAGACATTCCGATTATATTTATTTCAGCCTTAGATAGTATAAATGACAAGG
Coding sequences within it:
- a CDS encoding response regulator, which encodes MIKKYTILIVDDKLENLQYLNKVLKEEDYDIRATPDGKVALEAAKKNPPDLILLDIKMPNMNGYELCKLIKKEECLKDIPIIFISALDSINDKVQAFEEGGVDYILQSLLNQKKYKLE
- a CDS encoding response regulator, which produces MKLKQLFIILLIINSTALISVVFILGEYQKAVDKLEAAYKMQHRSLVLADELRQSSDDLTRMARTHVITGKQMFKEQFHTVLDIRNGKKPRPLNYNRIFWDFYTLEGSNPKLDGEKTPLRQLMKEAGFPEEELALLYKSQQESDDLTNLETKAMNAIKGIFQDKKGNYTIKKEPDFKLARQIMHGEKYHKAKIAIMKPLNKFYKAFETRTQQRVNEARQTVKTMETYLSVAVLFLIILFVFSFVFVILHRIIHPIEILNKGMLELSKNKMDIALPQKVFMDEISEMIGAVEVFKDNAIQLMESQKQNRRILDLAGEGIFGLDAKGRFIFVNPTASKILGYSSKDLIGKYLNKTIGKHLFKKGAQQKERLMLIQNEEQTFYSKTGQLFPIDYVSTPIYSNDSSILEGSVVVFSDITKRKEYENQLKQATLEAQKANRSKSLFLTNMSHELRTPLNAILGFATLLKKSKNIDKTEVQNINTIYSSGKHLLSLINEILEFAKIEAGKLQIEANEFDLYSFLEEIESIFTSRCQEKALNFNLQKDENLPRYIKCDEKRLKQIFINILGNALKFTKQGTIEALIKEKDSKLYVTIKDTGIGMSKDALNLIFKPFEQIEEKKHKHNGSGLGLTITKELIEKMKGAIEVTSEINKGSSFLFNIEIQRIKHFKEKDINKEYEVSIPENLNFQVIVADDTKANRDLLVQLLNSYNIKTIEANDGQEVIEKLKNNSIDLIFMDIQMPNLNGLEATKLIKKIKNIPIVAISANVFEDDKKEALNSGADHFLPKPFEEVDIIKTLEKLLNIEFNYKNNSSLEKQKFILEEAIAKKIDDYTSTLDKDSIFEILDSNTINKDTSTHIRDLLEEFQFEKLSKLCKSMYKN